A genomic region of Elaeis guineensis isolate ETL-2024a chromosome 9, EG11, whole genome shotgun sequence contains the following coding sequences:
- the LOC105051886 gene encoding endoglucanase 3-like — translation MASNKLLFSFLLCSLFLSRIHVSGLPNYGDALAKSILFFQGQRSGRLPKDQKITWRSNSGLSDGSAAKVDLTGGYYDAGDNVKFGFPMAFTTTMLSWSVIENAKRMQTEVNNARTAIRWATDYLLKAATQTPGKLYVGVGDPNADHRCWERPEDMDTPRTVYSVSATNPGSDVAAETAAALAAASIVFRSADQNYSMLLLSVAKKVMDFAVKYLGKYSDSLGGAVCPFYCSYSGYKDELLWGASWLFRATNDISYLNYLRSLGANDNIDIFSWDNKLAGARVLLSRKTLVDGDKSFEPFRLQAEDFMCRILPNSPSSTTRYTPGGLIFKQSSANLQYVTSISFLLNTYAKYMISSNHTFKCGNILVGPNTLRALAKRQVDYILGDNPLKMSYMVGFGTRFPQRMHHRGSSLPSLATHPSAIGCQAGFQYFSSSNPNPNILTGAVVGGPDQNDAFPDDRTDSSRSEPATYINAPLVGSLAFLVGSHGSQ, via the exons ATGGCATCAAACAaacttctcttttctttccttctatgCTCCTTGTTCTTGTCTAGGATTCATGTCTCTGGACTCCCTAATTATGGTGATGCCTTGGCCAAATCAATCTTGTTCTTCCAAGGCCAAAGATCAGGGAGGCTCCCCAAGGACCAGAAGATCACATGGCGATCAAACTCTGGGCTTTCTGATGGTTCAGCCGCAAAA GTGGATCTAACCGGAGGCTACTACGATGCGGGCGACAATGTTAAGTTCGGCTTCCCCATGGCCTTCACCACCACCATGCTATCATGGAGTGTCATTGAGAATGCTAAGCGCATGCAAACTGAAGTCAACAATGCAAGGACCGCCATCCGTTGGGCCACAGACTACCTCCTCAAGGCTGCCACCCAGACTCCAGGCAAGCTCTACGTTGGCGTCGGCGACCCAAATGCTGACCACCGGTGCTGGGAGCGGCCCGAGGACATGGACACTCCGAGGACCGTCTACTCTGTTTCAGCAACCAACCCAGGCTCCGATGTGGCGGCGGAGACTGCAGCAGCATTGGCTGCTGCATCAATTGTGTTCCGGTCGGCTGATCAGAATTACTCAATGTTACTGCTGTCAGTGGCAAAGAAGGTTATGGATTTTGCGGTGAAGTATCTGGGGAAGTACAGTGATTCACTTGGAGGTGCTGTGTGCCCTTTCTACTGTTCATATTCTGGCTATAAG GACGAGCTACTATGGGGAGCTTCATGGTTGTTTAGAGCAACAAATGACATTTCTTACCTCAACTACCTGAGATCTTTAGGAGCCAACGACAACATCGACATTTTTAGCTGGGATAACAAATTGGCTGGTGCCCGTGTCCTTCTGTCCAGG AAAACTTTGGTTGATGGAGACAAGTCTTTTGAACCCTTCAGACTGCAGGCTGAGGATTTTATGTGCAGAATTTTACCCAACTCCCCTTCCTCAACAACACGGTACACACCAG GAGGTCTTATATTCAAGCAGAGCTCTGCTAACCTCCAATATGTTACTTCCATTTCTTTCTTACTGAATACCTATGCCAAGTACATGATCTCGTCCAACCACACCTTTAAGTGTGGAAACATTTTAGTCGGGCCAAATACTCTGAGAGCACTGGCCAAAAGACAG GTGGACTACATTCTGGGGGATAACCCTCTAAAGATGTCCTACATGGTGGGCTTTGGTACACGGTTTCCACAGAGGATGCACCACAGAGGCTCTTCTTTGCCCTCCTTGGCTACCCACCCAAGTGCCATTGGTTGCCAAGCTGGTTTTCAGTACTTCAGCTCCAGCAACCCTAACCCTAACATCTTAACAGGTGCAGTTGTTGGTGGTCCTGATCAAAATGATGCCTTTCCCGATGATCGAACGGACTCCAGCCGCTCGGAGCCGGCTACATACATAAACGCTCCTCTTGTTGGTTCTCTCGCTTTCTTGGTTGGAAGCCATGGCAGTCAATGA